One genomic segment of Ignavibacteriota bacterium includes these proteins:
- a CDS encoding histidine kinase has product MKKNTISENFGRYRFEFKHLTVLLIVLVAFQIILSIIQKTSLENFLDKTQNWYQRDSAERMANLNTTSLELLVENINNSVEKNEESKKKIIQSFNIIFSQQLLEPNVKQTCLIILKDNIPYIINDGKIFYDFLNHKTTELSPVNNYFKIAADLFLQHKQELMKQEEIYSLLDEDQTFHILVPFVPHGEFIGVFYMKNKPNFKFITEEILSSYDEVAIIYTSLIVLGLLAMYYISSYTVRERDEAKTLFYEEREEHLKDQIDHNKEAMFTKRIYHTHHKAEKVMGFIKEDLRHLTTENISSSKDKLNKYANFISRVIYDMKWYDPPIHTIRNPIFSTNINEVIKFIIDNLFLRISRSTNVFSFKLELDDKLPNVKINEFVVWEIVEPLMQNSIDHSKVKNVVITVTTKYNSETNTSLIEIKDNGVGIKQELLELSDEGIKKIFSESVSTNDEKTNRGYGCYIAHQMATKRCLWMIDAENLKEGGAKISLVIKN; this is encoded by the coding sequence ATGAAAAAGAATACAATTTCAGAAAATTTTGGAAGATACAGATTTGAATTTAAACACCTTACGGTATTGCTAATTGTTTTGGTTGCATTTCAAATAATTTTATCAATAATTCAAAAAACTTCGCTGGAAAATTTTTTAGATAAAACTCAAAATTGGTATCAAAGAGATTCTGCAGAAAGAATGGCAAATCTAAATACAACTTCTTTAGAACTTTTAGTTGAAAATATTAATAACAGCGTTGAAAAAAATGAGGAAAGTAAGAAAAAAATAATACAGTCGTTTAATATTATTTTTAGTCAACAATTGCTTGAACCAAATGTTAAACAAACTTGCTTAATTATTTTAAAGGATAATATTCCATATATCATAAATGATGGGAAAATATTTTATGATTTTCTAAATCATAAAACAACAGAACTTTCTCCGGTAAATAATTATTTCAAAATTGCAGCCGATTTATTTCTTCAGCATAAACAAGAATTGATGAAACAAGAAGAAATTTACAGTTTGTTGGATGAAGATCAAACTTTTCATATTCTTGTTCCTTTTGTTCCGCATGGCGAATTTATTGGTGTATTTTATATGAAGAATAAACCAAATTTTAAATTCATTACAGAAGAAATTTTATCAAGCTATGATGAGGTTGCGATAATTTATACTTCGCTGATTGTTTTGGGATTATTGGCAATGTATTATATTTCATCATATACAGTTAGAGAAAGGGACGAAGCAAAAACTTTATTTTACGAAGAAAGAGAAGAACATTTAAAAGATCAAATTGATCACAACAAAGAAGCAATGTTTACAAAACGTATTTACCATACGCATCATAAAGCTGAAAAAGTTATGGGATTTATTAAAGAAGATTTGCGACATCTTACGACCGAAAATATTTCTTCATCAAAAGATAAATTAAATAAATATGCAAATTTTATTTCCCGCGTAATTTATGATATGAAATGGTACGATCCGCCGATTCACACAATTCGAAATCCTATTTTCTCTACAAATATTAATGAAGTTATAAAATTTATTATTGATAATTTATTTTTGCGAATATCAAGAAGCACAAATGTTTTCAGTTTCAAATTGGAGTTGGATGACAAACTTCCAAATGTAAAAATTAATGAATTTGTCGTTTGGGAAATTGTCGAACCGTTAATGCAAAATTCGATTGATCACTCAAAAGTAAAAAATGTTGTAATTACAGTTACAACAAAATATAATTCGGAAACAAATACATCTTTAATCGAAATTAAAGATAATGGCGTTGGAATTAAACAAGAATTATTAGAATTAAGCGATGAAGGAATTAAAAAAATATTTTCGGAAAGTGTTTCAACAAATGATGAAAAAACCAATAGAGGATACGGCTGTTATATCGCACATCAAATGGCAACAAAAAGATGTTTGTGGATGATTGATGCGGAAAATCTTAAAGAAGGCGGAGCTAAAATTTCTTTGGTTATTAAAAATTAG